The following are encoded together in the Culex pipiens pallens isolate TS chromosome 1, TS_CPP_V2, whole genome shotgun sequence genome:
- the LOC120423035 gene encoding inositol hexakisphosphate and diphosphoinositol-pentakisphosphate kinase isoform X1 has protein sequence MEWSWLKDWWRLKKPRRTHRRSRTADSGTSGGVEADGPAHDGDMEFSDAHGYDQGGYQDETLYSYDDDDDYICYCDECMNGDLDSNDGLDSDDSSTSGKQVVVAVCAMAKKSQSKPMKEILTRLQEFEFIKMVVFSEEVILKEPVEKWPLCDCLISFHSKGFPLEKAIQYAQLRQPYVINNLHMQFDIQVDRRRVYAILEKEGIEIPRYAVLDRDSPDPKQHELVESEDHVEVNGIIFNKPFVEKPVSAEDHNIYIYYPTSAGGGSQRLFRKIGSRSSVYSPESRVRKTGSFIYEDFMPTDGTDVKVYTVGPDYAHAEARKSPALDGKVERDSDGKEIRYPVILSNAEKLISRKVCLAFKQTVCGFDLLRANGKSFVCDVNGFSFVKNSNKYYDDSAKILGNMILRELAPTLHIPWSVPFQLDDPPIVPTTFGKMMELRCVTAIIRHGDRTPKQKMKVEVRHPKFFEIFEKYDGYKYGHIKLKRPKQLQEILDIARSLLAEIQTKAADSEIEEKQSKLEQLKSVLEMYGHFSGINRKVQMKYQPKGRPRGSSSDDGKHRSIDAPKEPSLVLILKWGGELTPAGRIQAEELGRIFRCMYPGGQSRGDGKEGLGAQGLGLLRLHSTFRHDLKIYASDEGRVQMTAAAFAKGLLALEGELTPILVQMVKSANTNGLLDNDCDSSKYQNMAKSRLHELMQIDRDFTVEDRAAINPGNAISINLAMDFVKNPVKCCAHVHSLIQSLLTVVGVKRDDPKTRDAVLYHGETWELMGRRWGKIEKDFCTKNKNFDISKIPDIYDCIKYDLQHNQHTLQFDLAEELYIYAKYLADVVIPQEYGLTVHEKLTIGQGICTPLLKKIRADLQRNIEELGDESVNRLNPRYSHGVSSPGRHVRTRLYFTSESHVHSLLTVLRYGGLLNVLTDEQWRRAMEYVSMVSELNYMSQIVIMLYEDPTKDPFSEERFHVELHFSPGVNCCVQKNLPPGPGFRPHSRNDSVTSKNASGDEESTSRIDEENDTEDENSHGSGQTLPRDSFSDTIKNKDRKMRKIKSSEPIPIGSCHTVSGHEAMDLAKRLSEELAAQQQTQRPLSPDEPRAARSFEHGGKHGGGARMKGETPSAKKQPSTIGYESATNELPLSSLDLSQIPKTPDDKQYDESVLYTGGFGTYRGGNRDRVQLSTVATNERPMSSQCLFIRDSYSCDSISEFTPDLEGQELYVSSFSDTDSETSRYYSACHDLDPFHYKYPLSSRAMSYTFSNDPERDNLTILFNGYSYKSMLYSSLPLVSKSFDDLDFLADPDTPRILLNESTTTLLFHVKHLNHSPSPRSQSQTIIDGDGSGNLFCAGPTELLRVASDPVLRLDRSITPPEPRFKVRTTEQTDNQSESWTGTPAFISVTTPPPPEERDPTDVVTLDQDFQAMLDQIFPSKSVAVAASCSESDPIVPLTNPTHLPQPNLKPHCSKFVKSHTTDNSSNGTSGSGGSVANSHCGPGGSSSTTQRRQRHSIAGQMSYFKMLGGFGKKMATSTNSLFSTAVISGSSSAPNLRDMIPSTASPSAIEGFGGVPPIRPLETLHNALSLRQLDHFLEKMTTGPLFKTPASSPPKTPLPTPTPSPAAALDRTVVGAFVQASWSGHSSMASSISAMSSGGPSSPNYSDIFSRGCPSSEMSASITSTDGSIALAVGGGNRDDLPQIFPMIDNDLNVLGSHFNYDQLAASINAESPARIPPISKDATLDISGDLTPCSDWEFNTNDATKGSTNTANDLTTEEDDEDATISTDTCLSTGDLAGASIGEETASSSNLNLALEACSSGKHIQKEFLFDMKNVRLDVSSLRGDLPPPPASAPPIGPGSSSGATPKVENRFRGNRIQKQISLYEKDSRTESKNLSHGTDKFDRPGPFFKRDQQPSRLHMSFDELQKFIPNVDKNLASKLELEPEKCSKTNKAMSARLNNSPTPGTFLIREGFIEPPRITRVTKSFHGKTDYHQVQVNDIARRASDIVRPSTSIPALDPTTATGLFVGATRDKYNKNQIRQNINTNSMGASGRSGSQSGDSALGMGRFTTSIVQEASGSGSRETTSAHHVEIGTLPMGPSQLFESAGTSTSSGGSGNCDDTMESIPKKVE, from the exons ATGGAATGGTCCTGGCTGAAAGATTGGTGGCGGTTGAAAAAGCCACGTCGAACTCACCGTCGAAGCAGAACTGCCGATTCCGGTACATCCGGGGGTGTTGAAGCCGATGGTCCGGCGCACGATGGTGATATGGAATTTTCCGACGCCCACGGCTACGATCAGGGCGGTTATCAGGATGAAACCTTGTACAGTtacgacgatgatgacgattACATCTGTTACTGTGATGAATGTATGAAT GGAGATTTGGACTCCAACGATGGCCTGGATTCGGACGATTCGTCCACATCCGGCAAGCAGGTTGTGGTGGCAGTTTGCGCGATGGCCAAAAAGTCCCAGTCGAAGCCGATGAAAGAAATCCTGACGCGGCTGCAAGAATTTGAGTTCATCAAGATGGTTGTGTTCAGCGAGGAAGTGATTCTTAAGGAACCTGTGGAGAAGTGGCCACTCTGCGATTGTTTAATTTCCTTTCACTCCAAGGGATTCCCGCTGGAGAAGGCAATCCAGTATGCGCAATTGAGACAACCGTACGTGATAAACAATTTGCACATGCAGTTTGATATACAGGTA GATCGAAGACGAGTGTACGCAATCTTGGAAAAGGAAGGGATCGAAATTCCGCGGTATGCCGTGCTCGACAGAGACTCGCCGGATCCAAAGC AACATGAGCTTGTCGAGTCCGAGGATCACGTGGAAGTGAATGGAATCATCTTCAATAAACCATTTGTTGAAAAGCCAGTTTCGGCGGAAGATCACAACATCTACATTTACTACCCGACGTCTGCCGGAGGTGGGAGTCAACGGTTGTTCCGTAAG ATTGGCAGCCGCAGTAGCGTGTATTCGCCGGAGTCGCGTGTCCGGAAGACGGGTTCTTTTATCTACGAAGACTTTATGCCGACCGATGGGACAGACGTAAAGGTGTACACCGTCGGGCCGGATTATGCTCACGCCGAGGCTAGAAAGAGCCCCGCTCTTGATGGCAAGGTGGAAAGAGATAGCGACGGAAAAGAGATCCGCTATCCCGTTATTTTGAGCAACGCAGAAAAGTTGATTTCGCGCAAGGTTTGCCTGGCCTTCAAACAAACCGTGTGCGGATTCGATCTGCTGCGTGCAAACGGAAAGTCCTTCGTCTGTGATGTGAACGGGTTCAGTTTCGTGAAGAATTCAAACAAGTATTACGACGACTCGGCCAAAATCCTGGGTAATATGATTCTGCGCGAGTTGGCGCCGACGCTGCACATCCCATGGTCGGTGCCCTTTCAGCTGGACGACCCCCCTATCGTTCCCACCACATTCGGAAAAATGATGGAACTCCGGTGCGTCACCGCAATCATCCGGCATGGAGACCGTACTCCGAAGCAGAAAATGAAGGTCGAAGTGCGGCATCCCAAGTTTTTCGAGATATTCGAAAAGTACGACGGCTACAAGTACGGCCACATAAAACTCAAGCGGCCCAAGCAGCTGCAGGAGATTCTGGACATTGCGCGCTCGCTGCTGGCGGAAATACAAACCAAAGCGGCCGACTCGGAGATTGAGGAGAAGCAAAGCAAGCTGGAGCAACTGAAGAGTGTGCTGGAAAT GTACGGCCACTTTTCCGGCATCAACCGTAAGGTCCAGATGAAGTATCAACCGAAAGGCAGGCCACGTGGATCTAGCTCTGACGATGGTAAACACCGTTCTA TAGATGCACCAAAGGAACCTTCGCTGGTGCTGATATTAAAGTGGGGTGGCGAACTCACGCCGGCGGGTCGCATTCAAGCTGAGGAGCTGGGTCGAATCTTCCGCTGCATGTACCCCGGTGGACAGAGCCGTGGAGACGGGAAGGAAGGCCTCGGTGCCCAAGGATTGGGCCTGCTCCGGTTGCACTCGACATTTCGGCACGATCTGAAGATCTACGCGTCGGACGAAGGTCGGGTACAGATGACGGCTGCGGCATTTGCAAAGGGGTTACTGGCTTTGGAAGGCGAACTGACGCCGATTTTGGTGCAAATGGTTAAGAGTGCAAACACGAATGGGTTGCTGGACAATGACTGTGATTCGAGTAAATATCAGAACATGGCCAAATCTCGGCTACACGAGCTGATGCAAATTGATCGAGATTTTACGGTCGAAGATCGGGCTGCAATTAATCCTGGAAATGCGATTAGTATAAATTTGGCGATGGATTTTGTTAAGAATCCTGTGAAATGCTGTGCACACGTGCATTCGTTGATACAATCACTGTTGACGGTTGTGGGGGTTAAACGAGATGATCCCAAGACCAGGGATGCTGTCCTGTATCATGGGGAAACATGGGAACTTATGGGTCGCCGGTGGGGAAAAATAGAGAAGGATTTCTGcacaaagaacaaaaattttgacatttcaaagATTCCGGACATTTACGATTGTATAAAGTACGACTTACAACACAATCAACACACGCTGCAGTTTGATCTAGCGGAAGAGCTTTACATCTACGCCAAATACTTGGCTGACGTTGTGATTCCACAGGAATATGGACTGACGGTGCACGAGAAATTGACAATCGGACAGGGAATTTGCACGCCACTGTTGAAGAAAATCCGAGCCGACCTGCAGCGCAACATTGAAGAACTCGGTGACGAAAGCGTCAACCGGTTAAACCCTCGCTACAGCCACGGTGTTTCGAGTCCTGGGAGACACGTCCGAACTCGACTCTATTTCACCAGCGAAAGCCACGTACATTCGCTGTTGACGGTGCTACGATATGGAGGACTTCTGAATGTCCTGACTGACGAACAATGGCGACGCGCCATGGAATATGTTTCGATGGTGTCCGAGTTGAACTACATGTCCCAAATAGTGATAATGCTGTACGAGGACCCAACGAAGGATCCCTTTTCTGAGGAACGATTCCACGTAGAACTTCACTTTTCTCCGGGGGTAAATTGTTGTGTTCAAAAGAACCTTCCGCCCGGCCCCGGATTTAGGCCCCACAGCCGGAACGATTCcgttacatcgaaaaatgcg agcgGCGATGAGGAGAGTACGTCCCGTATTGACGAAGAAAACGACACAGAAGACGAAAACTCACACGGATCCGGACAAACTCTTCCCAGAGAT TCTTTTTCAgacacaataaaaaataaagatcgCAAAATGCGCAAGATCAAATCCTCCGAACCGATCCCGATTGGCTCGTGTCACACGGTGTCCGGCCACGAGGCAATGGATCTCGCAAAACGACTCAGTGAAGAGCTGGCCGCCCAGCAGCAGACCCAGCGGCCTCTCAGCCCGGATGAACCGAGGGCGGCACGGTCTTTCGAGCACGGTGGAAAGCATGGCGGCGGAGCCCGCATGAAAG GCGAAACGCCATCTGCCAAGAAGCAACCTTCAACCATCGGTTACGAATCGGCTACCAACGAGCTACCACTGAGTTCTCTGGATCTTTCTCAGATTCCGAAAACGCCGGATGATAAGCAATACGACGAATCGGTACTGTACACGGGTGGCTTTGGCACATACCGTGGAGGCAATCGTGACCGAGTTCAGTTGTCGACAGTGGCCACCAATGAGCGACCGATGTCCAGCCAATGCCTTTTCATTAGGGATTCGTACTCTTGCGATTCCATCAGCGAGTTCACTCCCGATTTAGAGGGACAAGAGCTATACGTTTCTTCCTTTTCGGACACTGATTCGGAAACTTCGCGGTACTATAGTGCCTGCCATGATCTGGATCCTTTCCATTACAAGTATCCGCTGAGTAGCCGAGCTATGTCTTACACGTTTTCCAACGACCCTGAGCGAGACAACCTTACAATCTTGTTCAATGGCTATTCTTACAAGTCGATGCTGTATTCCTCGCTACCACTTGTTAGCAAAAGTTTCGATGATTTGGACTTCTTGGCAGATCCCGATACGCCCCGTATCCTTCTGAATGAATCTACCACTACCCTGCTTTTTCATGTGAAGCACCTGAATCATAGTCCCAGCCctcgttctcagtctcagaccATCATCGATGGTGACGGTTCTGGGAACCTGTTTTGCGCCGGTCCCACGGAACTGTTGCGCGTTGCAAGTGATCCGGTGCTGCGACTTGATAGGTCAATTACTCCCCCTGAGCCACGTTTTAAGGTGCGAACGACGGAACAGACAGACAACCAATCCGAATCTTGGACGGGCACTCCCGCGTTCATCTCGGTGAccacacctcctcctccggaGGAGAGAGATCCTACGGACGTCGTGACCTTAGACCAAGACTTTCAAGCTATGCTAGACCAAATCTTCCCCAGCAAGAGTGTTGCCGTTGCCGCTAGTTGTAGTGAGAGTGACCCTATTGTCCCATTGACTAACCCCACCCACCTACCGCAACCTAACCTCAAACCTCATTGTTCGAAATTCGTCAAATCGCACACCACAGACAACAGTTCAAACGGCACGTCCGGCAGcggtggcagtgttgccaacagTCACTGTGGCCCGGGTGGTTCGTCTTCAACGACACAAAGACGTCAACGACACAGCATTGCCGGCCAGATGAGTTACTTTAAAATGCTAGGTGGATTCGGCAAAAAAATGGCCACTAGCACAAACAGCTTGTTCAGTACGGCGGTCATCAGCGGAAGCTCGTCGGCGCCGAACTTGCGGGATATGATACCGAGTACGGCCTCACCATCAG CAATTGAAGGATTTGGTGGCGTGCCTCCGATACGCCCACTGGAGACGTTGCACAATGCGTTGTCCCTGCGCCAGCTGGACCACTTTCTGGAGAAGATGACCACCGGACCGCTGTTCAAGACGCCAGCCTCGTCGCCGCCCAAAACGCCGTTGCCCACTCCGACTCCCAGCCCGGCGGCGGCACTCGATCGGACCGTTGTGGGAGCGTTTGTCCAGGCCA GTTGGAGCGGCCACTCGAGCATGGCGAGCAGCATCAGTGCAATGTCCAGCGGGGGTCCTTCGTCACCCAACTACAGCGACATTTTTTCCCGCGGATGTCCGAGCAGTGAAATGTCTGCCAGTATCACCAGCACCGATGG GAGCATTGCACTGGCAGTTGGCGGAGGAAATCGGGACGATCTGCCGCAAATTTTCCCGATGATTGACAACGACCTGAACGTGCTGGGATCACACTTTAATTACGATCAGTTGGCGGCCAGTATCAACGCGGAGAGTCCGGCACGGATTCCACCGATTAGCAAGGACGCTACACTGGACATAAGCGGAGATTTGACGCCGTGCTCAGACTGGGAGTTTAACACCAACGACGCCACGAAAGGTTCCACCAATACCGCAAATGACTTG ACAACCGAGGAAGACGACGAAGATGCCACAATTTCGACGGATACATGCTTAAGTACAGGAGACTTGGCCGGTGCCAGTATTGGAGAGGAAACTGCCTCTTCATCAAATTTGAATCTAGCACTTGAAGCGTGCTCGAGTGGTAAACACATCCAAAAGGAGTTCCTTTTTGACATGAAAAATGTTCGGCTTGACGTTAGCAGCCTGAGAGGTGatcttcctcctcctccggcATCTGCTCCACCTATTGGTCCCGGCTCTAGCAGTGGCGCTACGCCAAAGGTGGAGAACCGTTTTCGAGGTAATCGCATCCAGAAGCAAATAAGTTTATACGAAAAGGATTCCCGCACAGAGTCGAAAAATCTATCACATGGAACGGACAAATTTGATCGTCCGGGGCCATTTTTCAAGCGTGATCAGCAACCGTCCCGTTTGCACATGTCCTTTGATGAGCTGCAAAAGTTTATACCGAACGTAGACAAGAATTTGGCTTCCAAGTTGGAGCTGGAACCGGAAAAGTGCTCAAAAACCAACAAAGCCATGTCCGCTCGGTTGAACAACAGTCCAACTCCGGGAACCTTCCTTATCCGAGAGGGGTTTATCGAACCTCCGCGAATAACCCGTGTTACGAAAAGTTTCCACGGAAAAACTGACTACCATCAGGTTCAGGTGAATGACATTGCACGACGAGCAAGCGATATTGTGCGGCCATCTACTTCAATTCCGGCCCTAGACCCAACCACGGCAACTGGACTATTCGTCGGCGCTACCAGggacaaatacaacaaaaatcaaataagacAAAACATCAACACAAACTCTATGGGTGCTAGCGGTAGAAGTGGGTCACAAAGTGGAGATTCGGCGCTAGGAATGGGTCGGTTCACCACATCAATAGTGCAAGAAGCTTCCGGCTCCGGTTCTCGAGAGACCACCAGCGCACATCATGTTGAAATTGGTACTTTGCCGATGGGCCCAAGTCAATTGTTTGAATCGGCCGGTACATCAACCAGTTCTGGCGGTTCTGGTAACTGTGACGACACAATGGAAAGTATACCAAAAAAAGTAGAATAA